A window of Ictalurus furcatus strain D&B chromosome 18, Billie_1.0, whole genome shotgun sequence contains these coding sequences:
- the ehmt1b gene encoding histone-lysine N-methyltransferase EHMT1 isoform X1, protein MSAYRRRWGKRKKKKEEQSVRSSRSALMEALGRKQPAGLVKGITGKREPMKTESMKDSHNEAGEGLEEPSIRRLEPLKAAEELNGTFKSTEPDKAQQDLDVQRASTQSHAVENGLSETDPPHGSTVGSNGYILSKAQDDSPATQHRTNWSPKGSSPVGYAAKTLPLSSTSQTQGQGALRTNTSTGPSLAEGRLENETKNGTATNTPPRVTVHRARKTMSRPASNHALKVLNREIKEPSVVKGESVDRSEAQPPVQAPPTQNQLPQKQTDATPAPIATPAKTHTASVLRKKKRKMGTYSLVPKKKTKVLKQRTVLEMFQRVPQSPATPEQPKEIVQVNGDRAENESDESESDDDSEDEEEMTGKEMAEASQEDSRLASIPQLGEEHESEETAEEEGEEDESDLSSESSLKKKVKKKAKADSPWLRPARKRKKKFKTKSMEISGMNAQTQLEIPAQTTAPLTSPADQDKEYTEVPLESLNLKAQDALLNTESTEASSTAQSSSADMVQELPLCSCRIETPKSREILTLADRKCMATESVDGQVRTCSASNLSRCQSAVLKHEMMRPSNSVQLLVLCEEHRTGMIKHQCCPGCGYFCRAGTFMECQPEVNISHRFHSHCASVLKGQSFCPHCGEEVSKAKEVTIAKADTTSTVPQSQSPSTPVTSEGKADTTTGGLSRLSLPGEGRADSTLSKPSEAGNGSLTPEASRPEHVGAGAVAGPPITPPKETLETILLALDAEKPKKLRFHPKQLYISAKQGELQKVLMMLVDGIDPNFKMESQSKRTPLHVAAEAGHQEVCHMLVQAGANLDICDEDQRTPLMEACENHQLDTVRYLLRAGAIVSNKDAEGSTCLHLAAKAGHFNIVKHLLFTGLVDINCQDDGGWTAMIWATEYKHVELVKLLLSKNADPNIRDKEENICLHWAAFSGCVEIADVLLSAKCDLNTVNVHGDSPLHIASRENRLDCVTLFLLRGADVNLKNREGDSPLECCSQNSKVWSALHASKRQREASGEGRASGEKLLNRDISRGYERVPVPCVNAVDNEPCPNDYKYVPDSCVTSPMNIDKNITHLQYCVCKDDCSSASCMCGQLSLRCWYDKESRLLPEFCSEEPPFIFECNHACSCWRTCKNRVVQNGLRIRLQLFRTQKTGWGVRTLQDIQQGTFVCEYVGEIISDAEADVREIDSYLFSLDSKVGDMYCIDARFYGNISRFINHHCEPNLFPCRVFTSHQDLRFPHIAFFASKNISAGDELGFDYGDHFWDVKGKLFSCQCGSSQCKHSAAAIAQRQADSTPGEPQATTLPDTSSSTTPSSPT, encoded by the exons cctgCTGGTTTGGTCAAAGGGATCACAGGGAAGAGAGAACCAATGAAGACTGAGAGTATGAAAGACTCGCACAACGAAGCAGGAGAAG GCCTTGAGGAGCCCTCGATTAGGCGACTAGAACCTTTGAAAGCAGCAGAAGAGCTGAATGGGACCTTTAAGAGCACAGAACCCGACAAAGCTCAGCAGGACCTCGATGTCCAAAGGGCATCCACCCAATCACATGCCGTGGAGAATGGACTCTCGGAAACCGATCCTCCTCACGGCTCCACAGTGGGCAGTAACGGATATATTCTCAGTAAAGCCCAGGATGACTCGCCGGCTACCCAACACAGGACTAACTGGTCCCCTAAGGGATCTTCACCCGTAGGGTACGCAGCTAAAACACTCCCTCTTTCATCTACATCTCAAACCCAGGGCCAGGGAGCTTTAAGGACTAACACAAGCACAGGGCCCAGTCTGGCAGAGGGGCGCTTGGAAAACGAGACTAAAAACGGCACTGCTACGAACACGCCTCCACGTGTGACGGTACACCGAGCACGCAAGACCATGTCCAGGCCAGCCTCGAATCACGCACTAAAG GTTTTAAACAGGGAAATAAAAGAGCCAAGCGTGGTGAAAGGTGAGAGTGTGGACAGATCAGAAGCTCAACCGCCTGTGCAAGCTCCTCCCACTCAGAACCAGCTACCTCAGAAGCAAACCGATGCCACACCAGCACCAATCGCCACACCAGCCAAGACACACACAG CATCTGTgttgaggaagaagaagagaaagatggGAACATACAGCCTTGTTCCCAAGAAGAAGACCAAAGTGCTAAAGCAGCGCACGGTTCTGGAGATGTTCCAGCGTGTGCCCCAGTCTCCGGCCACTCCTGAG CAGCCAAAAGAGATTGTGCAGGTGAACGGGGATCGAGCAGAGAACGAGTCTGACGAATCAGAGTCGGACGACGATTCCGAAGATGAAGAAGAGATGACCGGAAAAGAAATGGCCGAAGCATCTCAGGAGGACAGCAGACTGGCTTCAATCCCACAG CTTGGAGAGGAGCACGAGTCTGAGGAGACTGCAGAAGAGGAAGGGGAAGAAGATGAGTCAGACTTG AGTTCTGAATCCAGCTTAAAGAAGAAGGTGAAAAAGAAGGCCAAGGCAGACAGCCCTTGGCTCCGGCCTGCCAGAAAACGTAAAAAGAAGTTTAAGACAAAGTCCATGGAAATTTCAG GCATGAATGCCCAGACTCAATTAGAGATTCCAGCCCAAACTACTGCTCCTCTCACTTCTCCTGCTGACCAGGACAAAGAGTACACAGAGGTTCCATTGGAGTCGCTTAACCTGAAAGCCCAGGATGCCTTGCTAAACACAGAAAGCACTG AAGCCTCTAGCACAGCACAGAGTTCATCGGCGGACATGGTGCAGGAGCTTCCGCTGTGTAGCTGCCGCATAGAGACACCCAAGAGCCGAGAGATCCTCACTCTGGCTGACAGGAAGTGCATGGCAACCGAGAGTGTGGATGGACAGGTGAGAACATGCAGTGCAAGCAAT CTGAGTCGGTGTCAAAGCGCAGTGCTGAAGCACGAGATGATGAGGCCGTCGAACTCTGTGCAGCTACTGGTGCTGTGTGAGGAGCATCGCACAGGAATGATCAAACATCAGTGCTGCCCTGGCTGTGGCTACTTCTGTAGGGCG GGAACCTTCATGGAGTGCCAGCCAGAGGTGAACATCTCTCACCGCTTTCATAGTCACTGCGCGTCAGTACTGAAAGGTCAGAGCTTCTGCCCACACTGCGGTGAGGAGGTCAGCAAGGCCAAAGAGGTCACCATCGCCAAAGCAGACACCACCTCTACAGTGCCCCAGAGCCAGAGCCCCAGCACCCCGGTGACTTCAGAGGGCAAGGCAGACACCACCACCGGAGG GCTGTCTCGCCTCTCGTTACCGGGAGAAGGGAGAGCAGACAGCACTTTATCCAAACCTTCTGAAGCTGGGAATGGATCACTCACCCCAGAAGCCAGCAGGCCGGAACACGTGGGTGCAGGAGCTGTTGCCGGACCCCCTATAACACCTCCTAAGGAGACTCTGGAAACCATTTTGTTGGCACTGGATGCAGAGAA GCCCAAGAAGCTTCGCTTTCACCCTAAACAGCTGTACATCTCTGCTAAGCAGGGGGAGCTGCAGAAAGTCTTAATGATGCTCG TGGATGGAATTGACCCAAACTTTAAAATGGAGAGCCAGAGCAAACGTACGCCGCTTCATGTAGCAGCTGAGGCCGGACATCAAGAGGTCTGCCACATGTTGGTCCAG GCCGGTGCCAACCTGGACATATGTGATGAGGACCAGCGCACACCTCTGATGGAGGCCTGTGAGAACCATCAGCTGGATACAGTACGCTACCTACTGAGAGCTGGAGCCATCGTTTCCAACAAG GATGCTGAAGGCTCTACGTGTCTCCACCTTGCTGCTAAGGCTGGACATTTTAATATCGTAAAACACTTGCTGTTTACAGGCCTTGTGGACATTAACTGTCAG GACGACGGTGGCTGGACAGCAATGATTTGGGCGACAGAGTACAAACACGTCGAACTGGTCAAGCTGCTGCTATCTAAAAATGCCGATCCCAACATCAGAGACAAG GAGGAAAATATCTGTTTGCACTGGGCAGCTTTCTCCGGCTGTGTGGAGATCGCTGACGTTCTTCTGAGTGCCAAGTGCGATCTTAACACGGTCAACGTGCACGGAGACTCGCCCTTGCACATCGCATCGCGGGAAAACCGGTTGGATTGTGTCAC GTTGTTTCTGTTGCGGGGGGCTGATGTGAACCTAAAAAACAGGGAAGGAGACTCGCCACTAGAATGCTGCAGCCAGAACTCCAAGGTGTGGAGCGCTCTGCACGCCAGCAAGAGGCAGAGGGAGGCGAGCGGTGAAGGACGCGCCTCAGGAGAGAAGCTCCTCAACAG GGATATATCTCGAGGTTATGAGAGAGTACCTGTGCCATGTGTGAACGCTGTGGACAATGAGCCTTGCCCCAATGACTACAAATATGTGCCTGACAGCTGTGTCACCTCCCCCATGAACATAGACAAAAACATCACTCACTTACAG TACTGCGTCTGTAAAGACGACTGCTCCTCGGCCAGCTGCATGTGCGGTCAGCTCAGCCTGCGCTGCTGGTATGACAAG GAGAGCCGTCTGCTGCCAGAGTTCTGCTCTGAGGAACCGCCTTTCATTTTCGAGTGCAACCATGCCTGTTCCTGCTGGAGAACCTGCAAGAACCGCGTTGTTCAAAATGGACTACG GATTCGACTGCAGCTGTTCAGGACTCAAAAAACGGGCTGGGGTGTTCGGACATTACAGGACATCCAGCAAGGAACCTTCGTCTGCGA GTACGTCGGGGAAATCATCTCAGACGCAGAAGCAGATGTCCGGGAGATTGATTCCTACCTTTTCAGCCTGGACAGCAAG GTTGGCGATATGTATTGTATAGACGCCCGTTTCTATGGCAACATCAGCCGGTTCATAAACCACCACTGCGAGCCGAACCTGTTCCCCTGCCGAGTGTTCACCTCCCACCAGGACCTGCGCTTCCCGCACATCGCGTTCTTCGCCAGCAAGAACATCAGCGCCGGAGACGAGCTAGG gttTGATTATGGTGATCATTTTTGGGACGTGAAGGGCAAACTGTTCAGCTGCCAGTGCGGCTCGTCTCAGTGTAAGCACTCGGCGGCAGCGATCGCTCAGCGGCAGGCGGACAGCACGCCAGGAGAACCGCAGGCCACCACCCTCCCAGACACCAGCTCATCTACCACACCATCCAGCCCCACCTGA
- the ehmt1b gene encoding histone-lysine N-methyltransferase EHMT1 isoform X2 — protein sequence MATSLVHQPAGLVKGITGKREPMKTESMKDSHNEAGEGLEEPSIRRLEPLKAAEELNGTFKSTEPDKAQQDLDVQRASTQSHAVENGLSETDPPHGSTVGSNGYILSKAQDDSPATQHRTNWSPKGSSPVGYAAKTLPLSSTSQTQGQGALRTNTSTGPSLAEGRLENETKNGTATNTPPRVTVHRARKTMSRPASNHALKVLNREIKEPSVVKGESVDRSEAQPPVQAPPTQNQLPQKQTDATPAPIATPAKTHTASVLRKKKRKMGTYSLVPKKKTKVLKQRTVLEMFQRVPQSPATPEQPKEIVQVNGDRAENESDESESDDDSEDEEEMTGKEMAEASQEDSRLASIPQLGEEHESEETAEEEGEEDESDLSSESSLKKKVKKKAKADSPWLRPARKRKKKFKTKSMEISGMNAQTQLEIPAQTTAPLTSPADQDKEYTEVPLESLNLKAQDALLNTESTEASSTAQSSSADMVQELPLCSCRIETPKSREILTLADRKCMATESVDGQVRTCSASNLSRCQSAVLKHEMMRPSNSVQLLVLCEEHRTGMIKHQCCPGCGYFCRAGTFMECQPEVNISHRFHSHCASVLKGQSFCPHCGEEVSKAKEVTIAKADTTSTVPQSQSPSTPVTSEGKADTTTGGLSRLSLPGEGRADSTLSKPSEAGNGSLTPEASRPEHVGAGAVAGPPITPPKETLETILLALDAEKPKKLRFHPKQLYISAKQGELQKVLMMLVDGIDPNFKMESQSKRTPLHVAAEAGHQEVCHMLVQAGANLDICDEDQRTPLMEACENHQLDTVRYLLRAGAIVSNKDAEGSTCLHLAAKAGHFNIVKHLLFTGLVDINCQDDGGWTAMIWATEYKHVELVKLLLSKNADPNIRDKEENICLHWAAFSGCVEIADVLLSAKCDLNTVNVHGDSPLHIASRENRLDCVTLFLLRGADVNLKNREGDSPLECCSQNSKVWSALHASKRQREASGEGRASGEKLLNRDISRGYERVPVPCVNAVDNEPCPNDYKYVPDSCVTSPMNIDKNITHLQYCVCKDDCSSASCMCGQLSLRCWYDKESRLLPEFCSEEPPFIFECNHACSCWRTCKNRVVQNGLRIRLQLFRTQKTGWGVRTLQDIQQGTFVCEYVGEIISDAEADVREIDSYLFSLDSKVGDMYCIDARFYGNISRFINHHCEPNLFPCRVFTSHQDLRFPHIAFFASKNISAGDELGFDYGDHFWDVKGKLFSCQCGSSQCKHSAAAIAQRQADSTPGEPQATTLPDTSSSTTPSSPT from the exons cctgCTGGTTTGGTCAAAGGGATCACAGGGAAGAGAGAACCAATGAAGACTGAGAGTATGAAAGACTCGCACAACGAAGCAGGAGAAG GCCTTGAGGAGCCCTCGATTAGGCGACTAGAACCTTTGAAAGCAGCAGAAGAGCTGAATGGGACCTTTAAGAGCACAGAACCCGACAAAGCTCAGCAGGACCTCGATGTCCAAAGGGCATCCACCCAATCACATGCCGTGGAGAATGGACTCTCGGAAACCGATCCTCCTCACGGCTCCACAGTGGGCAGTAACGGATATATTCTCAGTAAAGCCCAGGATGACTCGCCGGCTACCCAACACAGGACTAACTGGTCCCCTAAGGGATCTTCACCCGTAGGGTACGCAGCTAAAACACTCCCTCTTTCATCTACATCTCAAACCCAGGGCCAGGGAGCTTTAAGGACTAACACAAGCACAGGGCCCAGTCTGGCAGAGGGGCGCTTGGAAAACGAGACTAAAAACGGCACTGCTACGAACACGCCTCCACGTGTGACGGTACACCGAGCACGCAAGACCATGTCCAGGCCAGCCTCGAATCACGCACTAAAG GTTTTAAACAGGGAAATAAAAGAGCCAAGCGTGGTGAAAGGTGAGAGTGTGGACAGATCAGAAGCTCAACCGCCTGTGCAAGCTCCTCCCACTCAGAACCAGCTACCTCAGAAGCAAACCGATGCCACACCAGCACCAATCGCCACACCAGCCAAGACACACACAG CATCTGTgttgaggaagaagaagagaaagatggGAACATACAGCCTTGTTCCCAAGAAGAAGACCAAAGTGCTAAAGCAGCGCACGGTTCTGGAGATGTTCCAGCGTGTGCCCCAGTCTCCGGCCACTCCTGAG CAGCCAAAAGAGATTGTGCAGGTGAACGGGGATCGAGCAGAGAACGAGTCTGACGAATCAGAGTCGGACGACGATTCCGAAGATGAAGAAGAGATGACCGGAAAAGAAATGGCCGAAGCATCTCAGGAGGACAGCAGACTGGCTTCAATCCCACAG CTTGGAGAGGAGCACGAGTCTGAGGAGACTGCAGAAGAGGAAGGGGAAGAAGATGAGTCAGACTTG AGTTCTGAATCCAGCTTAAAGAAGAAGGTGAAAAAGAAGGCCAAGGCAGACAGCCCTTGGCTCCGGCCTGCCAGAAAACGTAAAAAGAAGTTTAAGACAAAGTCCATGGAAATTTCAG GCATGAATGCCCAGACTCAATTAGAGATTCCAGCCCAAACTACTGCTCCTCTCACTTCTCCTGCTGACCAGGACAAAGAGTACACAGAGGTTCCATTGGAGTCGCTTAACCTGAAAGCCCAGGATGCCTTGCTAAACACAGAAAGCACTG AAGCCTCTAGCACAGCACAGAGTTCATCGGCGGACATGGTGCAGGAGCTTCCGCTGTGTAGCTGCCGCATAGAGACACCCAAGAGCCGAGAGATCCTCACTCTGGCTGACAGGAAGTGCATGGCAACCGAGAGTGTGGATGGACAGGTGAGAACATGCAGTGCAAGCAAT CTGAGTCGGTGTCAAAGCGCAGTGCTGAAGCACGAGATGATGAGGCCGTCGAACTCTGTGCAGCTACTGGTGCTGTGTGAGGAGCATCGCACAGGAATGATCAAACATCAGTGCTGCCCTGGCTGTGGCTACTTCTGTAGGGCG GGAACCTTCATGGAGTGCCAGCCAGAGGTGAACATCTCTCACCGCTTTCATAGTCACTGCGCGTCAGTACTGAAAGGTCAGAGCTTCTGCCCACACTGCGGTGAGGAGGTCAGCAAGGCCAAAGAGGTCACCATCGCCAAAGCAGACACCACCTCTACAGTGCCCCAGAGCCAGAGCCCCAGCACCCCGGTGACTTCAGAGGGCAAGGCAGACACCACCACCGGAGG GCTGTCTCGCCTCTCGTTACCGGGAGAAGGGAGAGCAGACAGCACTTTATCCAAACCTTCTGAAGCTGGGAATGGATCACTCACCCCAGAAGCCAGCAGGCCGGAACACGTGGGTGCAGGAGCTGTTGCCGGACCCCCTATAACACCTCCTAAGGAGACTCTGGAAACCATTTTGTTGGCACTGGATGCAGAGAA GCCCAAGAAGCTTCGCTTTCACCCTAAACAGCTGTACATCTCTGCTAAGCAGGGGGAGCTGCAGAAAGTCTTAATGATGCTCG TGGATGGAATTGACCCAAACTTTAAAATGGAGAGCCAGAGCAAACGTACGCCGCTTCATGTAGCAGCTGAGGCCGGACATCAAGAGGTCTGCCACATGTTGGTCCAG GCCGGTGCCAACCTGGACATATGTGATGAGGACCAGCGCACACCTCTGATGGAGGCCTGTGAGAACCATCAGCTGGATACAGTACGCTACCTACTGAGAGCTGGAGCCATCGTTTCCAACAAG GATGCTGAAGGCTCTACGTGTCTCCACCTTGCTGCTAAGGCTGGACATTTTAATATCGTAAAACACTTGCTGTTTACAGGCCTTGTGGACATTAACTGTCAG GACGACGGTGGCTGGACAGCAATGATTTGGGCGACAGAGTACAAACACGTCGAACTGGTCAAGCTGCTGCTATCTAAAAATGCCGATCCCAACATCAGAGACAAG GAGGAAAATATCTGTTTGCACTGGGCAGCTTTCTCCGGCTGTGTGGAGATCGCTGACGTTCTTCTGAGTGCCAAGTGCGATCTTAACACGGTCAACGTGCACGGAGACTCGCCCTTGCACATCGCATCGCGGGAAAACCGGTTGGATTGTGTCAC GTTGTTTCTGTTGCGGGGGGCTGATGTGAACCTAAAAAACAGGGAAGGAGACTCGCCACTAGAATGCTGCAGCCAGAACTCCAAGGTGTGGAGCGCTCTGCACGCCAGCAAGAGGCAGAGGGAGGCGAGCGGTGAAGGACGCGCCTCAGGAGAGAAGCTCCTCAACAG GGATATATCTCGAGGTTATGAGAGAGTACCTGTGCCATGTGTGAACGCTGTGGACAATGAGCCTTGCCCCAATGACTACAAATATGTGCCTGACAGCTGTGTCACCTCCCCCATGAACATAGACAAAAACATCACTCACTTACAG TACTGCGTCTGTAAAGACGACTGCTCCTCGGCCAGCTGCATGTGCGGTCAGCTCAGCCTGCGCTGCTGGTATGACAAG GAGAGCCGTCTGCTGCCAGAGTTCTGCTCTGAGGAACCGCCTTTCATTTTCGAGTGCAACCATGCCTGTTCCTGCTGGAGAACCTGCAAGAACCGCGTTGTTCAAAATGGACTACG GATTCGACTGCAGCTGTTCAGGACTCAAAAAACGGGCTGGGGTGTTCGGACATTACAGGACATCCAGCAAGGAACCTTCGTCTGCGA GTACGTCGGGGAAATCATCTCAGACGCAGAAGCAGATGTCCGGGAGATTGATTCCTACCTTTTCAGCCTGGACAGCAAG GTTGGCGATATGTATTGTATAGACGCCCGTTTCTATGGCAACATCAGCCGGTTCATAAACCACCACTGCGAGCCGAACCTGTTCCCCTGCCGAGTGTTCACCTCCCACCAGGACCTGCGCTTCCCGCACATCGCGTTCTTCGCCAGCAAGAACATCAGCGCCGGAGACGAGCTAGG gttTGATTATGGTGATCATTTTTGGGACGTGAAGGGCAAACTGTTCAGCTGCCAGTGCGGCTCGTCTCAGTGTAAGCACTCGGCGGCAGCGATCGCTCAGCGGCAGGCGGACAGCACGCCAGGAGAACCGCAGGCCACCACCCTCCCAGACACCAGCTCATCTACCACACCATCCAGCCCCACCTGA